The nucleotide window TGGTTTTAAAGCTAAACGAATGTCTAAAACTTGTTAACACTTgtcttcacaacttttcattgaAGGAAGTAAAACATCATGGGTATAAGTATAGGTAAAAGCTTTGTTGTTTAtcaataaagttaaacataaatataactttGATCCGTCTGAAATGTGAAAAAACACCATTCCGATACTTATTATCAATTTTTGTGTTAGAAAAGGACCATAAGTAGAGATTTCTGGTGAAGGAAGTAAAACATCACATGTGTATGTAAGATCTGTGCATATCAGCCACTGAGGTAAGCTTCTTGCCAAACTAACCTTATCTAGTGCTTAATTGATGCATGCATTTGTCCGTAATAGTTTTTCCGTAACTTCCCATCAAATGAACTAGGCTTTTAATGATCTTTGTTGATAATGGAAATATGCTTTCGAAAAAACGACTCAAGTAAACAGGAAGCATTCatattacctttttttttttaattcttagcaatatgtaaggatttcactcaaactaacctttaactgtgatAGTGAAAGAACATCCATCAGTATTTtgtgacaaatcttcacaagaacaagtcactgttgttactcccactggaaattcactttggcttgttgcattacaagaagcttgaatgcctgtgtcaatgttgtcagaacatgatgtcacaaagccaactcttgcagtggttccttcTTGTAGCCTTGCATCAGTATCTACATCATTTGGACAGCTAGCCGtaggatgagtcacatcttcaaattataaaagcagacaagaaaggttaactagcaaatgtttttttaacaGATGTAATAGTATTGTAGATTTAACTATTGGAAAGTGCTAAGAAAAAAACTTGCCCATTGTCTAACTCTAAATTGgcaacaaatttattttcaCAAAAGATTTAGTATGTCGTCTAAAAGATGCTGCTAATAAATGCAGTTGTAAGTGTCAGCCACATCTCATAAAATCTACcagtaatgatgtttttcaagctAAAAGAATGTCTTAAACTTGTTAGCACTTGTCTTTACAACTTTCATTGAAGGAAGTGAAACATCATGGGTATTAGTATAGGTAATAGCTTTGTTGTTTAtcaataaagttaaacataaatatagCTTTGatcagtctgaaatgtcataaagCAACATTCCGATACTTAGTATCAATTTTTGTGTTAGAAAAGGACCATAAGTAGAGATTTCTGGTCAAGGAAGTAAAACATCACATGTGTAGGTAAGATCTTTGCATATCAGCCCCTGAGGTAAGCTTCTTGCCAAACTAACCTTTTATCTGGTGCTTAATTGATGCATGCATTTGTCCGTAATAGTTTTTCCGTAACTTCCCATCAAATGAACTAGGCTTTTAATGATCTTTGTTGATAATGGAAATATGCTTTCGAAAAAAAGACTCAATTAAACAGGAAGCATTCAGATAACCctttttttaaaacttcttAGCAATATGTCAGGAtttcactcaaactaacctttaactgtgatAGTGAAAGAACATCCATCAGTATTTTTTGACAAATCTTCACAACAACAATTCACTGTTGTTACTcccactggaaattcactttggcttgttgcattacaaacagcttgaatgcctgtgtcaacgttgtcagaacatgatgtcacaaaatcaactcttgcagtggttccttcttgcagccttgcatcagtatctatatcatttggacagctagccgtaggatgagtcacatcttcaaattataaaggcagacaagaaaggttaactagcAAATGTACTTAGATGTGATAATACTGTTGATTTCATTATTGGAAGGCGCTAAGAAATATCATTGCTCATTGTCTAACTCTCAATTTGcaacaaattgatggtcacAAACGCTATAGTATGTCGTGTAAAAGATGCTGctaataaatgcagttgcaagtgtcagccacatatcatTAAATCTACCagtaatgatgttttttaaGCTAAAAGAATGTCTAAAACTTGTTAGCACTTgtcttcacaacttttcattgagggaagtaaaacatcatgggtataagtataggtaacagctttggtgtttatcaataaatttgaaCATAAATATAGCTTTGATCAGTCTGAAATATCATAAAGGCCCATTCCGATATTTGgtatcaatttttgttttaggAATGGACCATAGGTAGGGAGTTTTGGTCAGTAAAACATGTCATCTGTAGgtaagatctgtgcagatcagcCACTGAGCTAAGCTTCTTGCCAAACTAACCTTATCTGGTGCTTAATTGATGCATGCATTTGTCCGTAATAGTTTTTCCGTAACTTCCCATCAAATAAATTAGGCTTTTAGTGATCTTTgttgataatggaaataaattTGTGAGAAGAGACTGAACTAAACAGGAAGCATTCagatatcctttttttttttacttcatagcaatatgtaagaaatttactcaaaataacCTTTAACTTTGACgatgaaagaacattcatcagtatttttagacaaatcttcacaagaacaagtcactgttgttactcccactggaaattcactttggcttgttgcattacaagtagcttgaatgcctgtgtcaacgTTGTTAGAACATGATACcacaaaatcaactcttgcagtggttccttcttgcagccttgcatcagtatctatatcatttggacagctagcattaggatgagtcacatcttcaaatggtaaaagcagacaagaaaggttaacttGTAAATGCTTTGTTTACAGATGTGATAGTATTGTAGATTTAACTATTGAAAggtgctaagaaataaaatCTCTCATTGTCTAGCTCAAGATTAGCAACAAATTCATGGTCACAAAAGCTATAGTATGTCGTCTAAAAGATGTTgtcaataaatgcagttgcaagtgtcagccacatatcataaaaactgccagtaatgatgtttttcaagTTAAAAGATGTCTAAAACTTGTTAACACTTGTCCTCACAAGTTTTCATTCAACGGAGAAAAACATCACGGGTATAGGTATTGGTTACAGCTCTGTTGTTTATCAATAAAGTTgaacattaacatagctttggtcggtctgaaatgtcataaaggCCCATTCCGATACTTAGTATCAATTTTTGTGTTTCAGAGGTACCATAAGAAGAAATTTTAGTCGAGGAAGTAAAACATCACAAGTGTAGGTatgatctgtacagatcagcCACGGAGTTAAGCTTCTAGCCAAACGAACCTTATCTGGAGCTCAATTGATGCGAGCATTTGTCCGTAATAGTTTTTCCGTAACTTCCCATCAAATGAACTAGGCTTTTAATGATCTTCGTTGATAATGGAAATATTGTTTGAGAAAAGACTCAATTAAACAAGAAGCATTcagataacctttttttttaattcttagcAATATGTAAGAACTTCACTCGAAATAACCTTTAACTGTGATagtgaaagaacattcatcagtattttgagacaaatcttcacaagaacaagtcactgttgttactcccactggaaattcactttggcttgttgcattacaagcagcttgaatgcctgcgtcaatgttgtcagaacatgttgtcacaaagtcaactcttgcagtggttccttcttgcagccttgcatcagtatctacatcatttggacagctagcattaggatgagtcacatcttcaaattataaaagcagacaagaaaggttaactagcaaatgtttttttaacaGATGTAATAGTATTGTAGATTTGACTATTGGAAAGTGCTAAGAAAAAAACTTGCTCATTGTCTAACTCTAAATTTGCAACAAATTTATTGTCACAAAAGCTATAGTATGTCGTCTAAAAGATGCTGCTAATAAATGCAGTTGTAAGTGTCAGCCACATCTCATAAAATCTACcagtaatgatgtttttcaagctAAAAGAATGTCTAAAACTTGTTAGCACTTGTCTTTACAACTTTCATTGAAGGAAGTAAAACATCATGGGTATAAGTATAGGTAATAGCTTTGTTGTTTAtcaataaagttaaacataaatatagCTTTGATCCGTCTGAAATGTCAAAAAGCACCATTCCGATATTTGGCATCAATTTTTGTGTTAGAAAAGGACCATAAGTAGAGATTTCTGGTGAAGGAAGTAAAACATCACATGTGTAGGTAAGATCTGTGCATATCAGCCACTGAGGTAAGCTTCTTGCCAAACTAACCTTATCTGGTGCTTAATTGATGCATGCATTTGTCCGTAATAGTTTTTCCGTAACTTCCAATCAAATGAACTAGTCTTTTAATGATCTTTGTTGATAATGGAAATATGCTTTCGAAAAAAAAGACTCAATTAAACAGGAAGCATTCATATAACCCTTTTTTTAACTTCTTAGCAATATGTCAGGAtttcactcaaactaacctttaactgtgatAGTGAAAGAACATCCATCAGTATTTtgtgacaaatcttcacaagaacaatTCACTGTTGTTACTcccactggaaattcactttggcttgttgcattacaagaagcttgaatgcctgtgtcaacgttgtcagaacatgatgtcacaaaatcaactcttgcagtggttccttcttgcagccttgcatcagtatctatatcatttggacagctagccgtaggatgagtcacatcttcaaattataaaggcagacaagaaaggttaactagcAAATGTACTTAGATGTGATAATACTGTTGATTTCATTATTGGAAGGCGCTAAGAAATATCATTGCTCATTGTCCAACTCTCTATTTGcaacaaattgatggtcacAAACGCTATAGTATGTCGTGTAAAAGATGCTGctaataaatgcagttgcaagtgtcagccacatatcatTAAATCTACcagtaatgatgtttttcaagctAAAAGAATGTCTAAAACTTGTTAACACTTgtcttcacaacttttcattgaGGGAAGTAAAACATCATGGGTATAAGTATAGGTAACAGCTTCAtgtttatcaataaatttgaaCATTAATATAGCTTTGATCAGTCTGAAATATCATAAAGGCCCATTCCGATATTTGgtatcaatttttgttttaggAATGGACCATAGGTAGAGAGTTTTGGTCAGTAAAACATGTCATCTGTAGgtaagatctgtgcagatcagcCACTGAGCTAAGCTTCTTGCCAAACGAACCTTATCTGGTGCTTAATTGATGCATGCATTTGTTCGTAATAGTTTTTCCGTAACTTCCCATCAAATAAATTAGGCTTTTAATGATCTTTgttgataatggaaataaattTGTGAGAAGAGACTGAACTAAACAGGAAGCATTCAGATatccctttttttttacttcatagcaatatgtaagaaatttactcaaaataacCTTTAACTTTGACgatgaaagaacattcatcagtatttttagacaaatcttcacaagaacaagtcactgttgttactcccactggaaattcactttggcttgttgcattacaagtagcttgaatgcctgtgtcaacgTTGTTAGAACATGATACcacaaaatcaactcttgcagtggttccttcttgcagccttgcatcagtatctatatcatttggacagctagcattaggatgagtcacatcttcaaatggtaaaagcagacaagaaaggttaacttGTAAATGCTTTGTTTACAGATGTGATAGTATTGTAGATTTAACTATTGAAAggtgctaagaaataaaatCTCTCATTGTCTAGCTCAAGATTAGCAACAAATTCATGGTCACAAAAGCTATAGTATGTCGTCTAAAAGATGTTgtcaataaatgcagttgcaagtgtcagccacatatcataaaaactgccagtaatgatgtttttcaagTTAAAAGATGTCTAAAACTTGTTAACACTTGTCCTCACAAGTTTTCATTCAACGGAGAAAAACATCACGGGTATAGGTATTGGTTACAGCTCTGTTGTTTATCAATAAAGTTgaacattaacatagctttggtcggtctgaaatgtcataaaggCCCATTCCGATACTTAGTATCAATTTTTGTGTTTCAGAGGTACCATAAGAAGAAATTTTAGTCGAGGAAGTAAAACATCACAAGTGTAGGTatgatctgtacagatcagcCACGGAGTTAAGCTTCTAGCCAAACGAACCTTATCTGGAGCTCAATTGATGCGAACATTTGTCCGTAATAGTTTTTCCGTAACTTCCCATCAAATGAACTAGGCTTTTAATGATCTTCGTTGATAATGGAAATAATGTTTGAGAAAAGACTCAATTAAACAAGAAGCATTcagataaccttttttttttaattcttagcAATATGTAACAACTTCACTCGAAATAACCTTTAACTGTGATagtgaaagaacattcatcagtattttgagacaaatcttcacaagaacaagtcactgttgttactcccactggaaattcactttggcttgttgcattacaagaagcttgaatgcctgtgtcaatgttgtcagaacatgatgtcacaaagtcaactcttgcagtggttccttcttgcagccttgcatcagtatctacatcatttggacagctagcattaggatgagtcacatcttcaaattataaaagcagacaagaaaggttaactagcaaatgtttttttaacaGATGTAATAGTATTGTAGATTTAACTATTGGAAAGTGCTAAGAAAAAAACTTGCTCATTGTCTAACTCTAAATTGGCAACAAATTTATTGTCACAAAAGATTTAGTATGTCGTCTAAAAGATGCTGCTAATAAATGCAGTTGTAAGTGTCAGCCACATCTCATAAAATCTACcagtaatgatgtttttcaaTCTAAAAGAATGTCTAAAACTTGTTAGCACTTGTCTTTACAACTTTCATTGAAGGAAGTAAAACATCATGGGTATAAGTATAGGTAATAGCTTTGTTGTTTATCaataaaattaaacataaatatagCTTTGATCCGTCTGAAATGTCAAAAAGCACCATTCCGATATTTGGCATCAATTTTTGTGTTAGAAAAGGACCATAAGTAGAGATTTCTGGTGAAGGAAGTAAAACATCACATGTGTAGGTAAGATGTGTGCATATCAGCCCCTGAGGTAAGCTTCATGCCAAACGAACCTTATCTGGTGCTTAATTGATGCATGCATTTGTCCGTAATAGTTTTTCCGTAACTTCCAATCAAATGAACTAGGCTTCTAATGATCTTTGTTGATAATGGAAATATGCTTTCGAAAAAAAGACTCAATTAAACAGGAAGCATTCATATAACCCTTTTTAAAACTTCTTAGCAATATGTCAGGAtttcactcaaactaacctttaactgtgatAGTGAAAGAACAtccatcagtattttgagacaaatcttcacaagaacaatTCACTGTTGTTACTcccactggaaattcactttggcttgttgcattacaaacagcttgaatgcctgtgtcaacgttgtcagaacatgatgtcacaaaatcaactcttgcagtggttccttcttgcagccttgcatcagtacttatatcatttggacagctagccgtaggatgagtcacatcttcaaattataaaggcagacaagaaaggttaactagcAAATGTACTTAGATGTGATAATACTGTTGATTTCATTATTGGAAGGCGCTAAGAAATATCATTGCTCATTGTCTAACTCTCAATTTGcaacaaattgatggtcacAAACGCTATAGTATGTCGTGTAAAAGATGCTGctaataaatgcagttgcaagtgtcagccacatatcatTAAATCTACcagtaatgatgtttttcaagctAAAAGAATGTCTAAAACTTGTTAGCACTTgtcttcacaacttttcattgaGGGAAGTAAAACATCATGGGTATAAGTATAGGTAACAGCTTCAtgtttatcaataaatttgaaCATAAATTTTACTTTGATCAGTCTGAAATATCATAAAGGCCCATTCCGATATTTGgtatcaatttttgttttaggAATGGACCATAGGTAGGGAGTTTTGGTCAGTAAAACATGTCATCT belongs to Apostichopus japonicus isolate 1M-3 chromosome 4, ASM3797524v1, whole genome shotgun sequence and includes:
- the LOC139966831 gene encoding hyalin-like isoform X5 → MAFPTIWKEFGFKFAMLVIATSDVTHPNASCPNDIDTDARLQEGTTARVDFVPSCSDNVDTGILATCNATSQSEFPVGVTTVTCSCEDLSKNTDECSFIVKVKDVTHPTASCPNDISTDARLQEGTTARVDFVTSCSDNVDTGIQAVCNATSQSEFPVGVTTVNCSCEDLSQNTDGCSFTITVKDVTHPNASCPNDVDTDARLQEGTTARVDFVTSCSDNIDTGIQASCNATSQSEFPVGVTTVTCSCEDLSQNTDECSFTITVKDVTHPNASCPNDIDTDARLQEGTTARVDFVVSCSNNVDTGIQATCNATSQSEFPVGVTTVTCSCEDLSKNTDECSFIVKVKDVTHPTASCPNDIDTDARLQEGTTARVDFVTSCSDNVDTGIQASCNATSQSEFPVGVTTVNCSCEDLSQNTDGCSFTITVKDVTHPNASCPNDVDTDARLQEGTTARVDFVTTCSDNIDAGIQAACNATSQSEFPVGVTTVTCSCEDLSQNTDECSFTITVKDVTHPNASCPNDIDTDARLQEGTTARVDFVVSCSNNVDTGIQATCNATSQSEFPVGVTTVTCSCEDLSKNTDECSFIVKVKDVTHPNASCPNDIDTDARLQEGTTARVDFVTSCSDNIDIGIQATCNATSQSEFPVGITTVTCFCEDLSQNTDECSFIVKVKGYFE
- the LOC139966831 gene encoding hyalin-like isoform X2, translated to MAFPTIWKEFGFKFAMLVIATSDVTHPNASCPNDIDTDARLQEGTTARVDFVPSCSDNVDTGILATCNATSQSEFPVGVTTVTCSCEDLSKNTDECSFIVKVKDVTHPTASCPNDISTDARLQEGTTARVDFVTSCSDNVDTGIQAVCNATSQSEFPVGVTTVNCSCEDLSQNTDGCSFTITVKDVTHPNASCPNDVDTDARLQEGTTARVDFVTSCSDNIDTGIQASCNATSQSEFPVGVTTVTCSCEDLSQNTDECSFTITVKDVTHPNASCPNDIDTDARLQEGTTARVDFVVSCSNNVDTGIQATCNATSQSEFPVGVTTVTCSCEDLSKNTDECSFIVKVKDVTHPNASCPNDVDTDARLQEGTTARVDFVTTCSDNIDAGIQAACNATSQSEFPVGVTTVTCSCEDLSQNTDECSFTITVKDVTHPNASCPNDIDTDARLQEGTTARVDFVVSCSNNVDTGIQATCNATSQSEFPVGVTTVTCSCEDLSKNTDECSFIVKVKDVTHPTASCPNDIDTDARLQEGTTARVDFVTSCSDNVDTGIQAVCNATSQSEFPVGVTTVNCCCEDLSKNTDGCSFTITVKDVTHPTASCPNDVDTDARLQEGTTARVGFVTSCSDNIDTGIQASCNATSQSEFPVGVTTVTCSCEDLSQNTDGCSFTITVKDVTHPNASCPNDIDTDARLQEGTTARVDFVTSCSDNIDIGIQATCNATSQSEFPVGITTVTCFCEDLSQNTDECSFIVKVKGYFE
- the LOC139966831 gene encoding hyalin-like isoform X1; translation: MAFPTIWKEFGFKFAMLVIATSDVTHPNASCPNDIDTDARLQEGTTARVDFVPSCSDNVDTGILATCNATSQSEFPVGVTTVTCSCEDLSKNTDECSFIVKVKDVTHPTASCPNDISTDARLQEGTTARVDFVTSCSDNVDTGIQAVCNATSQSEFPVGVTTVNCSCEDLSQNTDGCSFTITVKDVTHPNASCPNDVDTDARLQEGTTARVDFVTSCSDNIDTGIQASCNATSQSEFPVGVTTVTCSCEDLSQNTDECSFTITVKDVTHPNASCPNDIDTDARLQEGTTARVDFVVSCSNNVDTGIQATCNATSQSEFPVGVTTVTCSCEDLSKNTDECSFIVKVKDVTHPTASCPNDIDTDARLQEGTTARVDFVTSCSDNVDTGIQASCNATSQSEFPVGVTTVNCSCEDLSQNTDGCSFTITVKDVTHPNASCPNDVDTDARLQEGTTARVDFVTTCSDNIDAGIQAACNATSQSEFPVGVTTVTCSCEDLSQNTDECSFTITVKDVTHPNASCPNDIDTDARLQEGTTARVDFVVSCSNNVDTGIQATCNATSQSEFPVGVTTVTCSCEDLSKNTDECSFIVKVKDVTHPTASCPNDIDTDARLQEGTTARVDFVTSCSDNVDTGIQAVCNATSQSEFPVGVTTVNCCCEDLSKNTDGCSFTITVKDVTHPTASCPNDVDTDARLQEGTTARVGFVTSCSDNIDTGIQASCNATSQSEFPVGVTTVTCSCEDLSQNTDGCSFTITVKDVTHPNASCPNDIDTDARLQEGTTARVDFVTSCSDNIDIGIQATCNATSQSEFPVGITTVTCFCEDLSQNTDECSFIVKVKGYFE
- the LOC139966831 gene encoding hyalin-like isoform X8, with protein sequence MAFPTIWKEFGFKFAMLVIATSDVTHPNASCPNDVDTDARLQEGTTARVDFVTSCSDNIDTGIQASCNATSQSEFPVGVTTVTCSCEDLSQNTDECSFTITVKDVTHPNASCPNDIDTDARLQEGTTARVDFVVSCSNNVDTGIQATCNATSQSEFPVGVTTVTCSCEDLSKNTDECSFIVKVKDVTHPTASCPNDIDTDARLQEGTTARVDFVTSCSDNVDTGIQASCNATSQSEFPVGVTTVNCSCEDLSQNTDGCSFTITVKDVTHPNASCPNDVDTDARLQEGTTARVDFVTTCSDNIDAGIQAACNATSQSEFPVGVTTVTCSCEDLSQNTDECSFTITVKDVTHPNASCPNDIDTDARLQEGTTARVDFVVSCSNNVDTGIQATCNATSQSEFPVGVTTVTCSCEDLSKNTDECSFIVKVKDVTHPTASCPNDIDTDARLQEGTTARVDFVTSCSDNVDTGIQAVCNATSQSEFPVGVTTVNCCCEDLSKNTDGCSFTITVKDVTHPTASCPNDVDTDARLQEGTTARVGFVTSCSDNIDTGIQASCNATSQSEFPVGVTTVTCSCEDLSQNTDGCSFTITVKDVTHPNASCPNDIDTDARLQEGTTARVDFVTSCSDNIDIGIQATCNATSQSEFPVGITTVTCFCEDLSQNTDECSFIVKVKGYFE
- the LOC139966831 gene encoding hyalin-like isoform X4, translated to MAFPTIWKEFGFKFAMLVIATSDVTHPTASCPNDISTDARLQEGTTARVDFVTSCSDNVDTGIQAVCNATSQSEFPVGVTTVNCSCEDLSQNTDGCSFTITVKDVTHPNASCPNDVDTDARLQEGTTARVDFVTSCSDNIDTGIQASCNATSQSEFPVGVTTVTCSCEDLSQNTDECSFTITVKDVTHPNASCPNDIDTDARLQEGTTARVDFVVSCSNNVDTGIQATCNATSQSEFPVGVTTVTCSCEDLSKNTDECSFIVKVKDVTHPTASCPNDIDTDARLQEGTTARVDFVTSCSDNVDTGIQASCNATSQSEFPVGVTTVNCSCEDLSQNTDGCSFTITVKDVTHPNASCPNDVDTDARLQEGTTARVDFVTTCSDNIDAGIQAACNATSQSEFPVGVTTVTCSCEDLSQNTDECSFTITVKDVTHPNASCPNDIDTDARLQEGTTARVDFVVSCSNNVDTGIQATCNATSQSEFPVGVTTVTCSCEDLSKNTDECSFIVKVKDVTHPTASCPNDIDTDARLQEGTTARVDFVTSCSDNVDTGIQAVCNATSQSEFPVGVTTVNCCCEDLSKNTDGCSFTITVKDVTHPTASCPNDVDTDARLQEGTTARVGFVTSCSDNIDTGIQASCNATSQSEFPVGVTTVTCSCEDLSQNTDGCSFTITVKDVTHPNASCPNDIDTDARLQEGTTARVDFVTSCSDNIDIGIQATCNATSQSEFPVGITTVTCFCEDLSQNTDECSFIVKVKGYFE
- the LOC139966831 gene encoding hyalin-like isoform X6, with amino-acid sequence MAFPTIWKEFGFKFAMLVIATSDVTHPNASCPNDIDTDARLQEGTTARVDFVPSCSDNVDTGILATCNATSQSEFPVGVTTVTCSCEDLSKNTDECSFIVKVKDVTHPTASCPNDISTDARLQEGTTARVDFVTSCSDNVDTGIQAVCNATSQSEFPVGVTTVNCSCEDLSQNTDGCSFTITVKDVTHPNASCPNDVDTDARLQEGTTARVDFVTSCSDNIDTGIQASCNATSQSEFPVGVTTVTCSCEDLSQNTDECSFTITVKDVTHPNASCPNDIDTDARLQEGTTARVDFVVSCSNNVDTGIQATCNATSQSEFPVGVTTVTCSCEDLSKNTDECSFIVKVKDVTHPNASCPNDIDTDARLQEGTTARVDFVVSCSNNVDTGIQATCNATSQSEFPVGVTTVTCSCEDLSKNTDECSFIVKVKDVTHPTASCPNDIDTDARLQEGTTARVDFVTSCSDNVDTGIQAVCNATSQSEFPVGVTTVNCCCEDLSKNTDGCSFTITVKDVTHPTASCPNDVDTDARLQEGTTARVGFVTSCSDNIDTGIQASCNATSQSEFPVGVTTVTCSCEDLSQNTDGCSFTITVKDVTHPNASCPNDIDTDARLQEGTTARVDFVTSCSDNIDIGIQATCNATSQSEFPVGITTVTCFCEDLSQNTDECSFIVKVKGYFE
- the LOC139966831 gene encoding hyalin-like isoform X3, with amino-acid sequence MAFPTIWKEFGFKFAMLVIATSDVTHPNASCPNDIDTDARLQEGTTARVDFVPSCSDNVDTGILATCNATSQSEFPVGVTTVTCSCEDLSKNTDECSFIVKVKDVTHPNASCPNDVDTDARLQEGTTARVDFVTSCSDNIDTGIQASCNATSQSEFPVGVTTVTCSCEDLSQNTDECSFTITVKDVTHPNASCPNDIDTDARLQEGTTARVDFVVSCSNNVDTGIQATCNATSQSEFPVGVTTVTCSCEDLSKNTDECSFIVKVKDVTHPTASCPNDIDTDARLQEGTTARVDFVTSCSDNVDTGIQASCNATSQSEFPVGVTTVNCSCEDLSQNTDGCSFTITVKDVTHPNASCPNDVDTDARLQEGTTARVDFVTTCSDNIDAGIQAACNATSQSEFPVGVTTVTCSCEDLSQNTDECSFTITVKDVTHPNASCPNDIDTDARLQEGTTARVDFVVSCSNNVDTGIQATCNATSQSEFPVGVTTVTCSCEDLSKNTDECSFIVKVKDVTHPTASCPNDIDTDARLQEGTTARVDFVTSCSDNVDTGIQAVCNATSQSEFPVGVTTVNCCCEDLSKNTDGCSFTITVKDVTHPTASCPNDVDTDARLQEGTTARVGFVTSCSDNIDTGIQASCNATSQSEFPVGVTTVTCSCEDLSQNTDGCSFTITVKDVTHPNASCPNDIDTDARLQEGTTARVDFVTSCSDNIDIGIQATCNATSQSEFPVGITTVTCFCEDLSQNTDECSFIVKVKGYFE
- the LOC139966831 gene encoding hyalin-like isoform X7 — translated: MAFPTIWKEFGFKFAMLVIATSDVTHPNASCPNDIDTDARLQEGTTARVDFVPSCSDNVDTGILATCNATSQSEFPVGVTTVTCSCEDLSKNTDECSFIVKVKDVTHPNASCPNDIDTDARLQEGTTARVDFVVSCSNNVDTGIQATCNATSQSEFPVGVTTVTCSCEDLSKNTDECSFIVKVKDVTHPTASCPNDIDTDARLQEGTTARVDFVTSCSDNVDTGIQASCNATSQSEFPVGVTTVNCSCEDLSQNTDGCSFTITVKDVTHPNASCPNDVDTDARLQEGTTARVDFVTTCSDNIDAGIQAACNATSQSEFPVGVTTVTCSCEDLSQNTDECSFTITVKDVTHPNASCPNDIDTDARLQEGTTARVDFVVSCSNNVDTGIQATCNATSQSEFPVGVTTVTCSCEDLSKNTDECSFIVKVKDVTHPTASCPNDIDTDARLQEGTTARVDFVTSCSDNVDTGIQAVCNATSQSEFPVGVTTVNCCCEDLSKNTDGCSFTITVKDVTHPTASCPNDVDTDARLQEGTTARVGFVTSCSDNIDTGIQASCNATSQSEFPVGVTTVTCSCEDLSQNTDGCSFTITVKDVTHPNASCPNDIDTDARLQEGTTARVDFVTSCSDNIDIGIQATCNATSQSEFPVGITTVTCFCEDLSQNTDECSFIVKVKGYFE